CTCGGCGGCCTCTCCCTGGACTTCGACCCCCGGCTGACCGACGAGGAGTTCGACCCCCGGCTGAACGGGCCCGAGTACGCCCCGTCCAACGCGGGCCAGCGCCGCGAGGACCGCAAGATCGCGGCGATCGGCATCCGGGTGGCCAAGGGCGTCACCATGCACGGCTTCGCCCTGAACGTGAACCCGGACAACAAGTGGTTCGACAGGATCATCCCCTGCGGCATCCGCGACGCGGGCGTCGCCTCGCTCGCGAACGAGCTGGGCCGGGACGTCACCATCGAGGAAGTGCTGCCGGTGGCCGAGCGCCATCTGCGCGACGTCCTGGAGAACGCCGAACTCAGGCCGCGGGTGATCGAGAAGACGCCGGCCTGAAGCCCGCGCAGCGCTGTTCCGGCCCGCGCGGCATAAATCCGGCCCGTCCGGCGTTTGAGGACGAGGCCGTTCAGGCCGGAGCGGGGGCCTGGGGGCGCAGCCCCCCAGCGAGGCCAGCACCCTCGCCGGGCATTCAAAACCACGGGCGTACGCTTGAAGACGCCGAAGAATCAAACGCTAGGGAGCCGGTCGTGTCCGCAGTCGCACCCGACGGACGCAAGATGCTGCGCCTGGAGGTCCGCAACAGCCAGACCCCCATCGAGCGCAAGCCCGAGTGGATCAAGACCCGGGCGAAAATGGGCCCCGAGTACACGAAGATGCAGAACCTCGTGAAGAGCGAGGGCCTGCACACGGTCTGCCAGGAAGCCGGCTGTCCGAACATCTACGAGTGCTGGGAGGACCGCGAGGCGACCTTCCTCATCGGCGGCGACCAGTGCACGCGGCGCTGTGACTTCTGCCAGATCGACACCGGCAAGCCCGAGGCGCTCGACCGCGACGAGCCGCGCCGGGTCGGCGAGTCCGTGGTCACGATGGACCTGAACTACGCCACCATCACCGGCGTCGCCCGTGACGACCTCCCCGACGGCGGCGCCTGGCTGTACGCCGAGACGGTGCGCCAGATCCACCAGCAGACGGCGGACCGCGAGGCCGGCCGTACCAAGGTCGAGCTGCTCGCCCCCGACTTCAACGCGGTGCCGGAACTCCTCCGTGAGGTCTTCGCCTCCCGTCCCGAGGTCTTCGCGCACAACGTCGAGACGGTCCCCCGCATCTTCAAGCGGATTCGCCCCGGCTTCCGCTACGAGCGCTCCCTGAAGGTCATCACCGACGCCCGCGACTACGGCCTGGTCACCAAGTCCAACCTGATCCTCGGCATGGGCGAGACCCGCGAGGAGATCAGCGAGGCGCTGAAGCAGCTGCACGAGGCCGGCTGCGAGCTGATCACCATCACGCAGTACCTGCGCCCGTCCGTGCGCCACCACCCCGTCGAGCGCTGGGTGAAGCCGCACGAGTTCGTGGAGCTGAAGGAGGAGGCCGAGCAGATCGGCTTCTCCGGCGTCATGTCCGGCCCGCTGGTGCGCTCCTCCTACCGCGCCGGGCGGCTGTACCAGATGGCCATGGAGCAGCGTCAGGGCGCCGCGGTCTGACCGAGGCGCACGGACGGCGTGTGAATTCACGCACAAGCACCTACTGGCCAGTAGTGGCCGAGACGCCGCGGTCCCGACCGTCCTCGCAGTTGAGGACACCGGTCGGGGCCGCGCCGCCGTCGCGGCCCTGGGCATCGAGGCTTCATGTCCGTTTGACCGGCGGGTCACGCCCTGGTAACACCAAACAGTGACCCTGGAATCACACCACGTACACCCGTCTCCGTGCCCGGAGCCGTACCGAGGGGGGACCTCCACGATGCAGGCCGCGCCCGTCCGCGCCACCGCCATCCCGTCGTTCACCACCGCCCTGCGGGCCGTCGAGTCGCTGCTGATGAGCAGCGGCCAGCGCACCGCGCGGCGCAACGCCTGGACCTCCGTGCTGGAGGACCGCCGCCGCGCCAAGGACCGGATCGAGACGGAGCGGGTGCTGGGGCAGACCGTCTCCGGCCGCTCCTGATCCCGGCCCCGCCGCCGTCCCGCCCGCCCGTGCCGGGCACTGCCGTCGTCGGCGCTTTCGGGGGCACGTAGACTTCGTGCCATGGCGAGGAAGGAACCTGCAGCGGACGCTGCGAATCCCGGGCGACTGAAGCAGATCGCTCTGACCTACAAGATGACCCGCAAGGCCGACAAGAAGATCGGTCTTGTGCTCGCGGGTGTCGGCATCGTCGTCTTCGGTGTCCTCCTCGCGATCGGTTTCCTGATCGGTCACCCCATCTATCTCGGCATCCTGGGCGTGCTGCTCGCCTTCCTCGCGACGGCGATCGTCTTCGGGCGCCGGGCCGAGCGGGCGGCCTTCGGTCAGATGGAGGGACAGCCGGGCGCCGCGGCGGCCGTGCTGGACAACATCGGCCGGGGCTGGACGACGACCCCCGCGGTGGCGATGAACCGCAACCAGGACGTCGTGCACCGCGCGGTCGGCAAGGCCGGCATCGTGCTGGTGGCGGAGGGCAACCCGAACCGGGTGAAGACCCTGCTCGCGGCCGAGAAGCGGAAGATGAACCGCATCGTCGCCGACGTGCCCGTGCACGACCTGGTCGTGGGCACCGGTGAGGGCCAGGTCGAGCTGAAGAAGCTGCGCACGACCATGCTCAAGCTTCCCCGCGTCCTGTCCGGTCCGCAGGTCACCGTGACCAACGACCGGCTGCGCGCCCTGGGCGACCTGATGAGCAACATGCCGCTGCCCAAGGGCCCGATGCCGAAGGGCATGCGCATGCCGAAGGGTGGCAACCCCAGGGGTCGCTGACCCTCAGTACCTCGCAGGACCTCGCAAGAGCTCGTAGGACGACTCCGCGACGCCGGTACGGCGATGGGGGCGGCCGGATCACTCCGGCCGCCCCCATCGCCGTACCGCGCGCGTGCCGCCGTGCCGCGACCCGCGCGCCGCGTCAGATCCGTACCTCCACGGTGCGCGCCAGCCGGTCGTGCAGGCCCCGGCCGTCGCGGTCCCAGACCAGCGCCGGCAGGGCGAGGCACAGCAGCACCGAGCGCAGCAGGGCGCGCAGGGGGCTCGGGCGGCCCGTGGCGAGATCGAGGACGCGCAGCCCGAACAGGCGCTTGCCCGGGGTGAAGCCGACCGTGCCGACGGTGAGCACGCTCAGCACGAAGAAGATCAGCAGGGCCCAGTTGCCGGTCACATGGTCGTAGCCGTCCGTGATCAGGCCGTATGCGATCAGGAGGCACAGGGCCCAGTCGACGGCCATCGCGCCGATCCGCCGGCCCGGACGGGCGATCGAGCCCGGTCCCTCCTCCGGCAGACCGAGCTGCTCACCCCGGTACCCGAGATCGGCGCCGGCCTCTTCGATGGCCGCGCGCGGCCCGGAAAGCCACGATCCGATTGCTTGCCTGTTGTCCACCCGTCCACGGTACTGCGCCCGTATATGACCTACGGACGGAGGGGGCGTGAAGGGTGCGCCGAGGGGCAGACGGCGGGGGTGTGCCGGGCGCGGAGGAGGCCTAGGCTGGAACGGAGCCGGTTAACTTCTGCGAAACAAATGGGTCACGCCCGAGAAATCACCCGTCCCTAGGGTCGACGAAGCGTGTGCCACCCGCACTGGCCGCACGAACGATTACCACCCCGGCGGGACGGTCGGGAGTAGGAGGAGCTGGATGTTCCAGAACGCCGACGAGGCCAAGAAGTACATCGCCGACGAGGACGTCAAGTTCGTCGACGTCCGGTTCTGCGACCTGCCGGGCGTCATGCAGCACTTCACGTTGCCCGCCGCGGCGTTCGACCCCGACGACGAGCAGGCCTTCGACGGCTCCTCGATCCGCGGCTTCCAGGCCATCCACGAGTCGGACATGTCCCTGCGCCCCGACCTGTCGACCGCGCGCGTCGACCCGTTCCGCCGGGACAAGACCCTCAACATCAACTTCTTCATCCACGACCCGATCACGGGCGAGCAGTACTCCCGCGACCCGCGGAACGTGGCGAAGAAGGCCGAGGCCTACCTCGCCTCCACGGGCATCGCCGACACGGCGTTCTTCGGCCCGGAGGCGGAGTTCTACGTCTTCGACTCCGTCCGCTTCGCCACCAGCGCGAACGAGTCCTTCTACCACATCGACTCCGAGGCCGGCGCCTGGAACACCGGTGCGCTGGAGGACAACCGCGGTTACAAGGTCCGCTACAAGGGCGGTTACTTCCCGGTCCCGCCGGTCGACCACTTCGCCGACCTGCGCGCCGAGATCTCCCTGGAGCTGGAGCGGTCCGGCCTCCAGGTCGAGCGCCAGCACCACGAGGTGGGCACCGCCGGCCAGGCGGAGATCAACTACAAGTTCAACACGCTGCTCGCGGCCGCCGACGACCTCCAGCTCTTCAAGTACATCGTGAAGAACGTGGCGTGGAAGAACGGCAAGACGGCGACCTTCATGCCGAAGCCGATCTTCGGTGACAACGGCTCGGGCATGCACGTCCACCAGTCGCTGTGGTCGGGCGGCGAGCCGCTCTTCTACGACGAGCAGGGCTACGCCGGCCTGTCGGACACCGCCCGCTACTACATCGGCGGCATCCTCAAGCACGCCCCGTCGCTGCTGGCCTTCACCAACCCGACGGTGAACTCGTACCACCGCCTGGTGCCGGGCTTCGAGGCGCCGGTGAACCTGGTGTACTCGCAGCGCAACCGCTCGGCCGCGATGCGCATCCCGATCACGGGCTCGAACCCGAAGGCCAAGCGCGTCGAGTTCCGCGCGCCGGACGCCTCCGGCAACCCGTACCTGGCCTTCTCGGCCCTGCTGCTCGCGGGCCTGGACGGCATCAAGAACAAGATCGAGCCGGCCGAGCCGATCGACAAGGACCTCTACGAGCTGGCTCCCGAGGAGCACGCCAACGTGGCGCAGGTCCCGACCTCCCTCGGCGCGGTCCTGGACCGCCTGGAGGCCGACCACGAGTTCCTCCTCCAGGGCGACGTCTTCACGCCGGACCTGATCGAGACGTGGATCGACTTCAAGCGGGCGAACGAGATCGCCCCGCTGCAGCTGCGTCCGCACCCGCACGAGTTCGAGATGTACTTCGACGTGTGATCGACGCCCGGCCCGGTCCGGATCGTCCGGCGCCCCCGTCTCCTGTCCGTCAGGGGGCGGGGGCGCCGTCGTCGGCCGGAAACCGTCCCGGGGGAAACCCGGCCCGGGATCATGGATACTGACACGGTTGTTCGAGTCAGGGGACGGGGAGAGGACCGAGCATGTCCGAACGGGACGACCAGGAACGCGAGTTCGACCTCAAGTGGGCGGACGGCGCCGAGCACAAGGAACCGTCCGCGCGGGCCCGGATGCTCGCCGCGCGCTGGAAGGAGAACCCTCCCGGACCGGTCCCCTTCCGCGCCGATCCCGAGCACGTGGGGTCCGGGCGCCGGTCCTCGTGGGTGTCCACCGCCGTGGTGCTGGGCTGCGTGGCGGCGGTGATCGTCCTGCTGGGGTACGTCAACTTCCGGGGGGCCTACTAGGCGCCGGGGCGGTCTGGGCGCCGGGGCGGTGACCGGCACGGCCCGGGTCTGTCAGTGGTGTCGGGCAGGATGGCCGTACCGAGGACGCGACGGGTCGGGCGGAGGCCGGTATGGGTGACGGACGGCGGTACATCGGGACGGCGGAGCGGCGGGACCGGCTCGCGCTCCGGCAGCGGCTGGCGGTCCGGTCGCGGGCGGAGAGCCCGGAGGAGGTCGCCGGTTCGCTGGTCGCGCTGCACGGCACGGACCCCGCGACGGTGCACCTGGCCGTGGGCGCGCGGCTCGCGGACGCGGCGAAGACCGTGAGCGGGACCGAACGGGCGCTGTACGAGGACGGGACGCTGGTCCGGATGCACGGCATGCGGCACACCGTGTTCGTCTTCCCGACGGAGCTGACCGCGGTCGTCCACGCCTCGACCGGCCGCACCGTCGCCGCCCGGGAGCGGGCCGCACTGCTCAAGAGCATGGCGGATGCCGGGGCCCCGGACGCGGCCTGGCTGGCGGAGGTCGAGGAGTCGACGCTGGCCGCGCTGGCCCGGCGCGGCCAGGCGACGGCGGCCGAACTGGCCAGGGACGAACCTCGGCTGAGGGAGCAGTTCCGGTACGCGGCCGGGAAGAGCTACGAGGGTGTGCACACCGTCTCCACCCGGCTGCTCAAGGTGCTGGGCGTGGAGGGCAAGGTCGTCCGGGGCCGGCCGCTGGGCTCCTGGACCTCCAGCCAGTTCCGCTGGGCGCCGGCGCCCGAGCATCCCGAACTGGACACGGCGACGGCGCAGGGGGAACTGCTGCGCCGGTGGCTGGCGGCGTGCGGGCCGGCCACCGAGGACGACCTGAAGTGGTGGACGGGGTGGCGGGTGACGGAGGTGCGCCGGGCGCTGACCGCGATCGACGCGGAGGCGGTGGAACTGGACGAGGGCACGGGCTACGTCGTCGCCGGCGACGCCGGCCCGGTCGCCGGGCCCGCGGAGCCGTGGGCGGCCCTGCTCCCCGGGCTGGATCCGACGGCGATGGGCTGGCGGCAGCGGGACTGGTACCTCGCGCCCGGGCTGCGACCGCAGCTCTTCGACCGCAGCGGCAACGTCGGCCCCACGGTGTGGTGGAACGGCCGGGTGATCGGCGGCTGGGCCCAGCGCGCCGACGGTGAGATCGTCTGGCGGGTGCTGGACGGCGAGGGGGTGGGCCGCGAGGCGGAGACCGCGCTCGCGGCCGAGGCGGAGCGACTGGCGTCCTGGATGGGACCGACACGGGTGACTCCGCGGTTCCGGACGCCGCTGGAGCGGGAGTTGTCCGCCTAGGGCGGCCTGGACGCGGCGGCCCTCGCGACGGACACGGTGACGCCGGGCACCCGGGACGAGGACCGGGTGCCCGGCAAGGCTCACCGCGAGTACCGCATGAACGCGCGCACCATGTGGCACGTCGTGTCCGACGGCGGGTGGACGCCGATGGTCTGCGCGGCCCTCCGTATCCTCTCGTTGCGCGCCTGGTTCGGCAGGTAGACGCCGGAGTCGAGCAGGGCGATGGCGAGGCGCATCGCCTTGAGCCGGCGGTTGTGCGAGACGTACCACTCGCGGGGGCGGCCCGCCGGCAGCGGACGCTTCTCCACGGGTTCGTACGGCAGGTCGAGCAGGACGGGCCGCTTGGCGGTGGACTGGGTGGGCAACGGCTTCGGCTTCAGTGCGGCAGCGGGCACGGGCATCCTCCTGTCGCGGTCAGGGCGCCGTCCGGACCTCCCGGCGACACCCTCGAACACTGCTTCTATTTTACCGCCCCCCACTGACAAAAGCCCCTGGCCACAAGGGCTTTCGGGGTCGCTGTGACCCACGGGGCGAACGGGTTCTCGCGCCCCCGGGCTACCGTGTGCGGCATGGAGATCTGGATCAACCCGGCCTGTTCCAAGTGCCGCAGCGCGGTCGGCCTGCTCGACGCCGAGGGCGCCGACTACACGGTCCGCCGCTACCTGGAGGACGTACCGAGCGAGGACGAGATCCGCGAGGTGCTCACCCGCCTCGGACTCGAACCGTGGGACATCACCCGCACCCAGGAGGCCGCCGCCAAGGAACTGGGCCTGAAGGACTGGCCGCGTGACGAGGCGTCACGCGCGCGCTGGGTCACGGCCCTCGCCGAACACCCGAAGCTGATCCAGCGTCCGATCATCACGGCGGACGACGGGACGGCCGTCGTGGGCCGCACCGACGAGGCGGTTCGGGACGCCCTGTCCCGTTAGAGCACGAGGAAGGCTGACTGTGACGCAGGTTACTCGCGCGTACCCAGTCGGCCGCTGAGCAACTCCGTTCGGTATCTCGTACATAGCGGCGTACGCTCCCCTAGCTCGTCAGGAGGCGCGCATGCCGCGCAGGAGAACTCTCGGTACGAGGAAGAAGATCGCGCTGCTGGTCGGCGCGGCGACGGTGGCGGGAGGCGGGGCGTTCGTGGCGGCGAACGCCTCGAACGCCGCCCAGACCACCCAGAACGCTCGGACGACGTCCGCTCAGGACTCCTCCGTCTGCCAGGGCCTGGCCACGGCGTTCGGCAACAACCAGCGCTTCATCGAGGGCCAGCGGGCCGCTCCCGACGCGCAGTCCGAGGCCAGGATCGCCAACCGCGAGGCGGTCCTCGCGGAGATCGAGCGCAAGCAGGCGGCGTCCGGCTGCGCGGTCGGGGAGTCGGCTCAGGACTCCCAGGCCACGCAGCCGCCGCAGGCCGGCCAGGAGGCGGATCAGGAAGCCGGACAGGACGCCGGGCAAGGGGCCGGGCAGGACGCCGGGCAAGGGGCGGGGCAGGACGCCGGGCAGCAGGCCGGGGATCAGGCGGGAGGTGCCGCGCAGGCCGGAGAGCAGGTGTGCGAGGGCTCCACCGTCACCCTCTCCGGCGAGGGCGGCGCGCCCGCCGCGTCCAGCAACCAGTTCCCGGTGGGCACCAGGCTCAAGGTGACCAACCTGGACAACGCCAAGTCCACGACGGTGGAGGTCGCCTCCGCCTCGGGAAGCTGCGTCCTGCTCAACAACGCGGCCTTCGAGCAGGTCCGGGAGGAGGGCAAGTTCCTGATCCGGCGGGCGCTGATCGAGAAGGTGGCATGAGGCTCAGCCCGCCGCGGTGAGGAAAGCGCCGAGGCGGTGGCCCAGGTCGGGCGGCGCATCCTGCGGCAGCGCGTGGTGGGACACGTCCGGCAGGACGGCCATCTCCACCCGCGGCAGCAGCGCCCGCGCCCGGGTCGCCACCTCGGACGGGTCGTGGGTCCTGCTGTTCCCGGCCAGGAGCAGCAGGACCGGCACGTCCAGCCCGCGCAGCCGGCCCGCCTCGGGACGCGGTCCGGTCACCGGCCGGCGGGCGGGGAAGCCGACCGCCGCCTCCTGGAGGGCCAGCCAGTCGGGGTCGGGGGTGCCCGACCCGGTCTCCCAGTCCAGGAAGGCGCGCACCCGGCGGGGCGTGGGCCGCAGCAGCGACGGCAGCGCGCGCAGCAGGTAGGCCGCCTCGAACCCGGCGAAGCACTGGGTCGGGTCCAGGAGGAACAGGCGGCGTATCCGGCCGGGTGCGTGCAGCGCGTGGTGCAGGGCGATCCAGGCGCCGTAGGAGTGTCCGCCGAGGGCCGTCTCCCCGATGCCGAGGCCGTCGAGGAGGGCGTCCAGCCAGCCGTTGAGGTCGGCGACCGTGCGGGGGTGGCGGTCGCCGGCCGGCGCGCTGCGGCCGGGGGCGCCGATGAGGTCGACCGCGTGGAGGCGGTGGGTACGGGCGAGTTCGCCGGCCTGGGCGTACCAGGAGGCCGAGGTCGCCGCGCCGCCGCCGGGGAGGAGGACGACGGGCGGGGCGCCGGGCGGGCCGACGACGTTGACGTGGGTCTCGCCGAAGGGTGTGGTGACCGTCGTGGTCTCCCGTCCCGCCGGCCACCTGTCCATGACCTTGTCGTACGCGGCCTGGAAGCGGCCGTCGTCGTACGTGCCGCGAGCGCTCATGAACGGGCCCCCTGCCCTTCGGTGTCCTCTCGCGCCGAGTATTCTCTTGCTCGGCGAGATACTTGTCGGGCGAGATGATAGCGGAGGCGGAACCCATGGCCGAGCAGGGACCGGAGATGGAGATCGTCCACCTGCTGCGCGCGGTCGCCGTGGAACTGGGGGCGCACAGCGCACGGTTCGCGCAGCGTCACGGCATGCACCCCACCGACGTCCGCGCGCTGATCGCGCTCATGGACGCGTCCCGGTCGGGCGAGGCGATGACCGCCGGGCGGCTGGGTGCCGCCCTCGGGCTGAACTCGGCGGGGACCACCGCCCTGGTCGACCGGCTGGAACGGGCCGGTCATGTGCGGCGGGTGCGCGACGACCGGGACCGGCGCAGGGTCACCGTCGAGGTCGACGAGCGGGCGGTCGGCCTCGGCTGGTCCCATTTCGGGCCGCTGATCGGGCGGGCGGTGGAGCTGCTGCGGGGGTACGACGAGCGGGAGTTGCGGGCGATCGGCTCCTTCCTGGCCGGCATGCGCGAGGCGGCGGCCGAGGACGGGCGGGAGGCGTAGGGCGGCAGCACGGGTCGCAGGCGCGGGACAGGGGCCGAGCACGGACCGCAGGCACGGGACGGCGGCCGAGCACGGACCGCAGGCACGGGACGGCGGCCAGCACGGGTCGCAGGCGCGGGACAGGGGCCGAGCACGGACCGCAGGCACGGGACGGCGGCCAGCACGGACCGCAGGCGTGAGAGGCACGCCACACCGACCCCAGGTAACACGGGGTTCACATACGGGCAACGGACGGGAAATCGCCTGTTGGCACGCTGCACGGCAGTAGACGCGACGCCCCGGCCCGCTCCGGTCCGCCCCGGCGCCGCAGCACCCGCATGTGCGCCCAGACCCACCCCGAAGGATGTGTCCCCGTGACCTTCAAGGCCGAGTACATCTGGATCGACGGCACCGAGCCGACGGCCAAGCTCCGTTCCAAGACGAAGATCATCACGGACGCCCCCGCGGGCCTGGACGCCCTGCCGATCTGGGGCTTCGACGGCTCCTCCACCAACCAGGCCGAGGGCAGCTCCTCGGACTGCGTGCTCAAGCCGGTCTTCTCCTGCCCCGACCCGATCCGCGGCGGCGACGACATCCTGGTGCTGTGCGAGGTCCTCGACACGGACATGACCCCGCACCCCAGCAACACCCGCGCCGCGCTGGCCGAGCTCTCCGAGCGGTTTGCCGCGCAGGAGCCGATCTTCGGCATCGAGCAGGAGTACACCTTCTTCAAGGGCGCCCGCCCGCTCGGCTTCCCCGAGGGCGGCTTCCCGGCCGCGCAGGGCGGCTACTACTGCGGCGTCGGCTCGGACGAGATCTTCGGCCGTGACGTCGTCGAGGCCCACCTGGAGAACTGCCTGAAGGCCGGTCTCGGCATCTCCGGCATCAACGCCGAGGTCATGCCCGGCCAGTGGGAGTTCCAGGTCGGCCCGCTGGCGCCGCTGGAGGTCTCCGACCAGCTGTGGGTCGCCCGCTGGCTGCTCTACCGCACCGCCGAGGACTTCGGCGTCTCCGCCACCCTCGACCCCAAGCCGGTCAAGGGCGACTGGAACGGCGCGGGCGCGCACACCAACTTCTCCACCAAGGCGATGCGCGAGGGCTACGAGGCGATCATCACCGCCGCCGAGTCGCTCGGTGAGGGCTCCAAGCCGATGGACCACGTCAAGAACTACGGCGCCGGCATCGACGACCGCCTGACCGGCCTGCACGAGACCGCTCCGTGGAACGAGTACTCCTACGGCGTCTCCGACCGCGGCGCCTCGGTCCGCATCCCGTGGCAGGTCCAGAAGGACGGCAAGGGCTACATCGAGGACCGCCGCCCCAACGCCAACGTCGACCCGTACGTGGTGACCCGCCTGCTCGTCGACACCTGCTGCACCGCGCTGGACAAGGCCGGCCAGGTCTGAGCCGGACCCCCGCTCGCTCCGAAGGGCGCCCACCACGACGGTGGGCGCCCTTCGCGCTGCCTCCGCGGCCACCCGCCTCGTACAGGGCGCCGACGGCCTCTGCGGGGGCCGTACGGCGGCGAGTTCGCGCCGGCCGGCGTCCACGCAGTGAGAGGAGGCTCCTGCCGCGGGCCCGCGTCTGCTTCAATGGACCCATGGTCAGCCTCCGGAAGCACGCAGCGACGGGTCGCCATGACCTCGAGCCCTTCTGGCCCTCCCGTCAGCACGACGACTTCGACCGGGTGTGTTGCCGCGCGACGACCGCGCCGGCCCGCTAGGAAGCCGTACACCGCCCGGGCGGACACACCCGGGCCACCCGGGCGTACACGACCCGGGCTTCCCACCGGCGCGCACGACGTACGTCCCCGCGACGCGCCCGATCACCGACTCGCGCCCGTCGCCCCACCCGACGAACCTCTCGCGCGAAAGAGCTGACGTCTCATGGCGACCACCCGTTCCCTGTCCACCGTCACCCTCGACTCCCCCGCCCTCCCCGCCCCCGTCGGCCACCGGCACGGACTGCGCGCCGTCGACCGGGACGAGACGGTGGACGTCACGGAGTTCCTGCCGCCGGGCGCCACCTGGCTGCCCGCACCCCCGCACACCCTGCCCTCGCTGCCGGGCCGTCCGCCGATGGTCGGCTACCTGGTGCTCGTCCCGGCCGACCAGCAGCCGCCGTTCCCGCCGGCGGGCGGTCCCGCGGCGGCGGGGAAGGACACCGGGGCGGGTGCCGGCGGGCAGGGCGGCGACCCGCTCGTCCGGATCGACACCGGGCGCCGCACCGCGGCGGTAGACGGCCGTGAACTCGACCTGACCTACCTGGAGTTCGAGCTGCTCGCCCACCTCGTCACCCACCCCCACCGGGTGCACACCCGTGACCAGCTGGTCATGACGGTGTGGGGGTACGGCCACGTGGGCGACGGCCGCACCGTCGACGTGCACGTCGCGCGGCTGCGCCGCAAACTCGGTGCCGAGCACCGGCGGACGATCCAGACCGTGCGGCGCGTGGGCTACAAGTACACGCCGCCCACGGGGCGCTGAGTCTCTGCTGTCGGCAGACGGGCGTTCCCTTCGGGCCCCGTGCCGGGCACAGTGGCCCGCATGAGGCTACTGGTGCTGGGTGGTACGGAGTTCGTGGGGCGGGCCGTGGTCGAGGCGGCGCTCGGTCGCGGCTGGGAGGTGACCGTCTTCCACCGCGGGCGGCACGCGCCGCCGTCCGGAGCGCGGT
This region of Streptomyces ambofaciens ATCC 23877 genomic DNA includes:
- a CDS encoding DUF4191 domain-containing protein; the protein is MARKEPAADAANPGRLKQIALTYKMTRKADKKIGLVLAGVGIVVFGVLLAIGFLIGHPIYLGILGVLLAFLATAIVFGRRAERAAFGQMEGQPGAAAAVLDNIGRGWTTTPAVAMNRNQDVVHRAVGKAGIVLVAEGNPNRVKTLLAAEKRKMNRIVADVPVHDLVVGTGEGQVELKKLRTTMLKLPRVLSGPQVTVTNDRLRALGDLMSNMPLPKGPMPKGMRMPKGGNPRGR
- a CDS encoding alpha/beta fold hydrolase, producing MSARGTYDDGRFQAAYDKVMDRWPAGRETTTVTTPFGETHVNVVGPPGAPPVVLLPGGGAATSASWYAQAGELARTHRLHAVDLIGAPGRSAPAGDRHPRTVADLNGWLDALLDGLGIGETALGGHSYGAWIALHHALHAPGRIRRLFLLDPTQCFAGFEAAYLLRALPSLLRPTPRRVRAFLDWETGSGTPDPDWLALQEAAVGFPARRPVTGPRPEAGRLRGLDVPVLLLLAGNSRTHDPSEVATRARALLPRVEMAVLPDVSHHALPQDAPPDLGHRLGAFLTAAG
- a CDS encoding winged helix DNA-binding domain-containing protein, whose amino-acid sequence is MGDGRRYIGTAERRDRLALRQRLAVRSRAESPEEVAGSLVALHGTDPATVHLAVGARLADAAKTVSGTERALYEDGTLVRMHGMRHTVFVFPTELTAVVHASTGRTVAARERAALLKSMADAGAPDAAWLAEVEESTLAALARRGQATAAELARDEPRLREQFRYAAGKSYEGVHTVSTRLLKVLGVEGKVVRGRPLGSWTSSQFRWAPAPEHPELDTATAQGELLRRWLAACGPATEDDLKWWTGWRVTEVRRALTAIDAEAVELDEGTGYVVAGDAGPVAGPAEPWAALLPGLDPTAMGWRQRDWYLAPGLRPQLFDRSGNVGPTVWWNGRVIGGWAQRADGEIVWRVLDGEGVGREAETALAAEAERLASWMGPTRVTPRFRTPLERELSA
- a CDS encoding arsenate reductase family protein, coding for MEIWINPACSKCRSAVGLLDAEGADYTVRRYLEDVPSEDEIREVLTRLGLEPWDITRTQEAAAKELGLKDWPRDEASRARWVTALAEHPKLIQRPIITADDGTAVVGRTDEAVRDALSR
- the glnA gene encoding type I glutamate--ammonia ligase, whose protein sequence is MFQNADEAKKYIADEDVKFVDVRFCDLPGVMQHFTLPAAAFDPDDEQAFDGSSIRGFQAIHESDMSLRPDLSTARVDPFRRDKTLNINFFIHDPITGEQYSRDPRNVAKKAEAYLASTGIADTAFFGPEAEFYVFDSVRFATSANESFYHIDSEAGAWNTGALEDNRGYKVRYKGGYFPVPPVDHFADLRAEISLELERSGLQVERQHHEVGTAGQAEINYKFNTLLAAADDLQLFKYIVKNVAWKNGKTATFMPKPIFGDNGSGMHVHQSLWSGGEPLFYDEQGYAGLSDTARYYIGGILKHAPSLLAFTNPTVNSYHRLVPGFEAPVNLVYSQRNRSAAMRIPITGSNPKAKRVEFRAPDASGNPYLAFSALLLAGLDGIKNKIEPAEPIDKDLYELAPEEHANVAQVPTSLGAVLDRLEADHEFLLQGDVFTPDLIETWIDFKRANEIAPLQLRPHPHEFEMYFDV
- a CDS encoding MarR family transcriptional regulator, with product MAEQGPEMEIVHLLRAVAVELGAHSARFAQRHGMHPTDVRALIALMDASRSGEAMTAGRLGAALGLNSAGTTALVDRLERAGHVRRVRDDRDRRRVTVEVDERAVGLGWSHFGPLIGRAVELLRGYDERELRAIGSFLAGMREAAAEDGREA
- a CDS encoding RDD family protein; amino-acid sequence: MDNRQAIGSWLSGPRAAIEEAGADLGYRGEQLGLPEEGPGSIARPGRRIGAMAVDWALCLLIAYGLITDGYDHVTGNWALLIFFVLSVLTVGTVGFTPGKRLFGLRVLDLATGRPSPLRALLRSVLLCLALPALVWDRDGRGLHDRLARTVEVRI
- the lipA gene encoding lipoyl synthase — encoded protein: MSAVAPDGRKMLRLEVRNSQTPIERKPEWIKTRAKMGPEYTKMQNLVKSEGLHTVCQEAGCPNIYECWEDREATFLIGGDQCTRRCDFCQIDTGKPEALDRDEPRRVGESVVTMDLNYATITGVARDDLPDGGAWLYAETVRQIHQQTADREAGRTKVELLAPDFNAVPELLREVFASRPEVFAHNVETVPRIFKRIRPGFRYERSLKVITDARDYGLVTKSNLILGMGETREEISEALKQLHEAGCELITITQYLRPSVRHHPVERWVKPHEFVELKEEAEQIGFSGVMSGPLVRSSYRAGRLYQMAMEQRQGAAV
- the glnII gene encoding glutamine synthetase, which codes for MTFKAEYIWIDGTEPTAKLRSKTKIITDAPAGLDALPIWGFDGSSTNQAEGSSSDCVLKPVFSCPDPIRGGDDILVLCEVLDTDMTPHPSNTRAALAELSERFAAQEPIFGIEQEYTFFKGARPLGFPEGGFPAAQGGYYCGVGSDEIFGRDVVEAHLENCLKAGLGISGINAEVMPGQWEFQVGPLAPLEVSDQLWVARWLLYRTAEDFGVSATLDPKPVKGDWNGAGAHTNFSTKAMREGYEAIITAAESLGEGSKPMDHVKNYGAGIDDRLTGLHETAPWNEYSYGVSDRGASVRIPWQVQKDGKGYIEDRRPNANVDPYVVTRLLVDTCCTALDKAGQV
- a CDS encoding winged helix-turn-helix domain-containing protein, whose amino-acid sequence is MATTRSLSTVTLDSPALPAPVGHRHGLRAVDRDETVDVTEFLPPGATWLPAPPHTLPSLPGRPPMVGYLVLVPADQQPPFPPAGGPAAAGKDTGAGAGGQGGDPLVRIDTGRRTAAVDGRELDLTYLEFELLAHLVTHPHRVHTRDQLVMTVWGYGHVGDGRTVDVHVARLRRKLGAEHRRTIQTVRRVGYKYTPPTGR